One Edaphobacter lichenicola DNA window includes the following coding sequences:
- a CDS encoding flavin reductase family protein produces the protein MIFDVEKIKARETYNLLIGLVAPRPIALVTSMNEEGRMNAAPFSSYNYLCTDPPIIGMGVMNRPSEHFVPKDTARNIRRTGEFVVNVVTEDIAQQMNICATDFPAEFDELEMAGFTTAPSQVVKVPRIAQAHAALECKEFTTMEIGRSRIVLGRVVSVYIEDKFVDPAGPYVLSEELHAIGRMNGLGAYVKTRDSFLNIPRIPYEEWKKGKR, from the coding sequence ATGATTTTTGATGTTGAGAAGATAAAGGCGCGTGAGACCTATAACCTGCTGATCGGTTTGGTTGCGCCTCGGCCGATTGCGCTGGTGACCAGCATGAACGAAGAGGGCAGGATGAATGCTGCGCCTTTTAGCTCGTACAACTACCTTTGTACCGACCCGCCGATTATCGGAATGGGCGTGATGAATCGTCCGTCGGAGCATTTTGTGCCGAAGGATACGGCGCGGAATATCCGGCGGACGGGGGAGTTTGTGGTGAACGTGGTGACCGAGGATATCGCGCAGCAGATGAACATCTGCGCTACGGATTTTCCTGCGGAGTTTGATGAGTTGGAGATGGCCGGGTTTACTACTGCGCCGTCGCAAGTAGTGAAGGTGCCGAGGATTGCGCAGGCTCATGCGGCGCTCGAGTGCAAAGAGTTTACGACGATGGAGATTGGGCGGTCGCGGATCGTACTGGGGCGCGTGGTGTCGGTTTACATTGAGGACAAGTTTGTCGATCCGGCGGGGCCATATGTGCTGTCGGAGGAGTTGCATGCGATTGGCAGGATGAATGGGCTGGGGGCTTATGTGAAGACGCGGGATTCGTTTTTGAATATTCCGCGGATTCCTTATGAGGAGTGGAAGAAAGGGAAGAGATGA
- a CDS encoding cobalt-precorrin-6A reductase, whose amino-acid sequence MMLNLYPRTQIDQVQFKDRMCNLAHLNPTSDEIENTPDGSQNLSPRILILGGTGEGTELASRLAHRSDLYAISSLAGRVSEPTRPEGVVRVGGFGGVDGFASFLVKENIGMVVDATHPFAVRISRNAELACARLGLPLIAFIRPPWGKTKADLWYEVQNFEEAASIVDVQNGRVFLSIGRQEAGSFAACHNTWFLIRAIEEPTGRLPRFHEILLRRGPFNLDEELRLLEDHSIDYVISKNSGGSATYTKIQAARLLEIPVVMVKRPVKHTVPTVETLEEVLVEIDRLIQSNRTTQ is encoded by the coding sequence ATGATGTTAAACCTGTATCCGCGGACACAGATTGATCAGGTGCAATTTAAAGATAGGATGTGTAACTTGGCGCACCTCAATCCAACATCGGATGAGATAGAAAACACGCCCGATGGATCTCAAAATTTATCGCCACGGATACTGATTCTTGGTGGGACTGGAGAGGGAACTGAGCTTGCTTCGCGTCTTGCACATAGATCGGACCTATATGCCATCTCTTCACTGGCCGGGCGCGTTAGCGAGCCTACACGTCCCGAAGGAGTTGTCAGGGTTGGAGGATTTGGTGGCGTTGATGGGTTCGCCTCTTTCCTCGTGAAAGAGAACATCGGGATGGTCGTTGATGCTACTCATCCTTTTGCCGTCCGGATCAGCCGTAACGCAGAGCTTGCGTGCGCCAGGTTAGGATTGCCACTGATCGCTTTCATCCGGCCACCCTGGGGTAAGACAAAAGCGGATCTTTGGTATGAAGTCCAAAACTTTGAGGAAGCAGCCAGTATTGTTGACGTTCAGAATGGACGTGTATTCCTGTCGATTGGTCGGCAAGAGGCAGGTTCGTTCGCGGCTTGTCACAACACCTGGTTTCTGATTCGCGCCATCGAAGAACCGACTGGGCGACTGCCACGTTTTCATGAAATTCTATTACGTCGTGGGCCATTTAATCTTGACGAAGAATTACGGTTACTAGAGGATCACTCAATCGATTACGTCATCTCTAAAAATAGTGGTGGGTCGGCGACATATACCAAAATTCAAGCTGCACGACTACTCGAAATACCGGTAGTCATGGTGAAGCGACCTGTCAAACATACCGTTCCAACTGTCGAAACACTTGAAGAAGTACTCGTGGAAATTGATCGCTTAATTCAGTCTAATCGAACAACACAATGA
- a CDS encoding cobalamin biosynthesis protein: protein MASFDANYSMVGGEVMSISCSIGIGCSSRATSSDVIQLIQQCVSEITPGGILATLDRCASIGEAVATALKLQLVLFPASVLAQVRGIKSQSLLAASRVGTANVAEASALASLGPTANLILPRQTGRFCTCAVAVLL from the coding sequence ATGGCGTCATTTGATGCCAATTACTCAATGGTCGGTGGCGAAGTCATGAGTATCTCTTGTTCGATCGGGATTGGCTGCTCCTCTCGTGCGACATCTTCGGATGTTATTCAGCTTATTCAACAGTGCGTAAGTGAAATTACTCCCGGCGGCATCCTCGCAACGTTGGATCGTTGTGCAAGTATCGGGGAAGCTGTCGCGACCGCGCTCAAACTGCAGCTTGTACTGTTTCCGGCGAGTGTTCTTGCGCAGGTTCGCGGAATTAAAAGTCAGTCGCTGCTGGCTGCATCGAGGGTTGGGACTGCAAACGTCGCGGAAGCGTCGGCGCTGGCTTCTCTGGGACCCACGGCCAATCTTATTTTGCCGCGCCAGACGGGGCGTTTCTGCACATGTGCAGTGGCGGTGCTGCTATGA
- the cobF gene encoding precorrin-6A synthase (deacetylating) yields MRKLYIIGIGPGNPEQVTIQAIKAINQVDVFFVTSKGEAKNDLTQFRKEICERYIDEPSYRTVEIVDSGRDPTIDSYASRVEAWHQQRALIYEELIKNELQEDECGAFLIWGDPSLYDSTLRVIDQVISRGLIHFDYEVIPGITSIQALAARHKITLNGIGESICITTGRQLSPGLISNTENVIVMLDGKCSFKEVLDKEVEIYWGAYVGSDKEVLLSGRLTETRESIEMARSSAREKNGWVMDTYLLRNPSARRP; encoded by the coding sequence ATGAGGAAGCTATACATCATTGGAATCGGTCCGGGTAATCCAGAACAAGTTACAATTCAAGCGATTAAGGCTATAAACCAGGTTGATGTGTTCTTTGTTACGAGCAAAGGAGAGGCGAAGAACGATCTCACTCAGTTTCGAAAAGAGATATGTGAACGATACATCGACGAGCCATCGTACAGAACTGTCGAGATCGTCGATTCGGGGCGCGATCCGACCATAGATTCTTACGCCTCTCGAGTCGAGGCGTGGCACCAGCAGCGGGCGCTAATCTACGAAGAACTGATCAAGAATGAGTTGCAAGAGGATGAGTGTGGTGCATTTCTTATCTGGGGAGATCCGTCACTTTACGACAGCACTCTTAGAGTGATTGATCAGGTTATTAGCCGGGGTCTAATTCATTTCGACTACGAAGTCATCCCTGGAATTACCAGCATTCAAGCCCTCGCAGCGCGCCACAAGATAACTCTGAATGGTATAGGGGAGTCGATTTGTATCACAACGGGTCGTCAACTATCGCCTGGCCTAATCTCCAACACCGAGAACGTTATTGTGATGCTCGACGGAAAGTGTTCCTTCAAAGAGGTGCTAGACAAAGAGGTGGAGATCTATTGGGGAGCATACGTGGGTAGTGATAAAGAGGTTCTCTTGTCTGGAAGACTTACCGAAACGAGGGAGAGCATCGAGATGGCTCGAAGCTCGGCTAGGGAGAAAAACGGTTGGGTGATGGACACCTATCTACTTCGGAATCCATCTGCACGCCGACCTTGA
- a CDS encoding Gfo/Idh/MocA family protein, producing the protein MNRRDFLQSASAAALASTTIARAAVPAVKPVRLGVIGAGSRGQENLRQFLRVPGVSVEAICDIYPPRYEQVNRLVGKEVQHTADYNELLARNDIDAVMIASPVACHADHVIAAAKTGRAIYGEKALGFTVDDNQNILDAVTRNKVLFQIGHEYRYASWVREAIRRVHAGEIGTPTHVYAYWHRNGDWRRSVPSPDPDGKLERLINWRLYRESSGGLGTELGSHHIDMANWVFGEQPESVIGTNSICRYHDGRTVGDNVQSVFNYSQGRRLVFSSITDNAKVGCELWIYGTAGSVQITIEDATMYFEKNRSNKPTADQAEGKTVVERGVVTGASYSTAGEMPYRGPGEKVVVASSEDPTLAAARSFVEAVRGEHSIFADVQCGFRAAIACSVAHDAVFAENKMLIPAAAHNS; encoded by the coding sequence ATGAACCGTCGTGACTTTCTACAATCCGCCTCCGCTGCTGCTCTTGCCTCAACCACAATCGCCCGTGCCGCGGTGCCGGCGGTGAAACCTGTTCGACTGGGTGTTATCGGCGCGGGCAGCAGAGGACAGGAGAACCTTCGCCAATTCCTGCGTGTGCCCGGAGTTTCGGTCGAGGCCATCTGCGATATCTATCCTCCGCGCTACGAGCAGGTGAATCGCCTGGTGGGCAAAGAGGTGCAACATACAGCTGACTACAACGAGTTGCTGGCGCGCAACGATATCGACGCCGTGATGATTGCCTCGCCGGTGGCGTGTCACGCGGACCATGTGATTGCCGCTGCGAAGACGGGTCGAGCGATCTATGGAGAGAAGGCGCTGGGCTTCACGGTGGACGACAATCAGAACATTCTCGACGCGGTGACTCGCAACAAGGTTCTCTTCCAGATCGGCCATGAGTACCGCTATGCCTCATGGGTGCGGGAGGCGATACGCCGTGTGCATGCCGGCGAGATTGGAACGCCGACCCACGTTTACGCCTACTGGCATCGCAACGGCGATTGGCGGCGGAGTGTTCCTTCGCCTGATCCGGACGGAAAGCTGGAGCGCCTGATCAACTGGCGTTTGTATCGCGAGAGCTCGGGCGGGCTGGGCACGGAGCTGGGCTCGCATCATATCGATATGGCGAACTGGGTCTTTGGCGAACAGCCTGAGAGCGTGATTGGGACTAACAGCATCTGCCGATATCACGATGGACGTACGGTTGGGGACAATGTGCAGTCGGTTTTTAACTACTCTCAAGGGCGGCGGCTGGTCTTCTCTTCGATTACGGATAATGCGAAGGTTGGGTGTGAGTTATGGATCTATGGCACGGCGGGGAGCGTGCAGATCACGATCGAAGACGCGACGATGTACTTCGAGAAGAATCGTTCGAATAAACCGACGGCCGATCAGGCAGAGGGCAAGACCGTCGTCGAGCGTGGCGTGGTGACGGGGGCGTCGTATTCGACTGCGGGCGAGATGCCGTATCGCGGGCCGGGCGAGAAGGTTGTGGTGGCTAGTTCGGAGGACCCGACGCTGGCGGCGGCTCGCTCGTTTGTGGAAGCGGTGCGTGGGGAGCATTCGATCTTTGCCGATGTGCAGTGTGGGTTTCGCGCGGCGATTGCGTGCTCGGTCGCACATGATGCGGTGTTTGCGGAGAATAAGATGCTGATTCCGGCGGCGGCTCACAACAGTTGA
- a CDS encoding tyrosine-type recombinase/integrase has product MSFSTASSYLSVIKRVRAKWGTTRITRLKPMNVQEWLRNLEAAPKTKGHIKAVIHRLYEKAMLWEMVEWQRNPMEFVEIKGISKRRKRPVILTVEQFFLILPLIPQPYRMMALLAQCSGLRVEEVLAIEKPDIHFEKLSMQIVRAVVHGRVKLVKTEYSEDELPLDPDLAAILLDFIREAEREALANLGDEGVGLIESELLFVSPMTGRHFHASPIGQDYIRPAGCCLVDCPNCGAVAGEWCKTDFPVPNGKRLPLHDGSKARGKRSSR; this is encoded by the coding sequence TTGAGCTTTTCGACAGCCAGTTCCTACCTCAGCGTCATCAAGCGGGTGCGTGCGAAGTGGGGAACCACTCGTATCACTCGTCTGAAGCCGATGAATGTCCAGGAATGGTTACGAAACCTGGAAGCCGCGCCCAAAACCAAAGGTCACATCAAGGCTGTCATACATCGCCTGTATGAGAAAGCCATGCTGTGGGAGATGGTCGAGTGGCAACGGAATCCGATGGAGTTCGTCGAGATCAAGGGCATTAGCAAACGCCGGAAACGACCGGTGATCCTCACTGTCGAGCAGTTCTTTTTGATCCTTCCGCTGATTCCGCAGCCTTACCGCATGATGGCGCTACTCGCGCAATGCTCGGGTCTTCGCGTTGAGGAAGTCTTGGCTATCGAAAAGCCGGACATCCACTTCGAGAAACTCAGTATGCAGATCGTTCGAGCAGTCGTTCATGGTCGGGTGAAGCTGGTCAAGACGGAATACTCGGAGGACGAACTGCCCCTTGACCCGGACCTCGCTGCCATCTTGCTCGACTTCATTCGCGAAGCCGAGAGGGAGGCGCTCGCCAATTTGGGAGATGAGGGCGTCGGACTCATCGAGTCGGAGCTGCTATTCGTCAGCCCCATGACGGGGCGGCATTTCCACGCGTCGCCAATCGGACAGGACTACATCCGCCCTGCCGGTTGCTGTCTCGTGGATTGCCCGAACTGTGGGGCCGTCGCGGGTGAGTGGTGCAAGACCGACTTTCCCGTTCCGAACGGGAAGCGCCTTCCGCTGCACGATGGAAGCAAAGCGCGAGGCAAACGCAGCAGTCGTTAG
- a CDS encoding BON domain-containing protein, giving the protein MAIECCAEGAEGLMYDGFQRKFSKFAMMAFLMASLASKGSVGLAQAKPAPVPDAQIEASVLKALAGAPELADQAITSSTVYGVVTLSGTVRDEPSRDLADHLVSNTAGVQKVVDQLIVGTVPAVVDNNSSQQQQDTSQGTNPNLQSDGSIAPPQAQSPPVPNSPSAPSAPQGSQQGSPYPPPYPGQQGGQYPPPYQGQQSGQYPPAYGAPQQGGQYPPPYPGQQQPGQYPAYGQPYPSQYPPPRPYVAQKGGDAVVVPIGTNLRVRINQGMNSKSTTVGTTFDGVILNDVAAGGSIAIPRGASIQGTVVAVHTAGELKGKGELKLQLNSVSLGGRVYPIATDFWWHQGVDKTGNTVGNTVGLGAVGALIGAVAGGGVGAAVGAGVGGVAGLGVSAASGRGEASLPPEAILVFHLTQPADITTVSQAELNRLGAGVPVGADPQFRRRYPPPPPPGYYYGPGYYRPY; this is encoded by the coding sequence GTGGCGATAGAGTGCTGCGCCGAGGGAGCGGAGGGGCTTATGTACGACGGGTTTCAGCGCAAGTTTTCAAAGTTCGCGATGATGGCATTTTTGATGGCCAGTCTGGCGTCGAAGGGTAGTGTGGGGTTAGCGCAGGCCAAGCCAGCGCCCGTGCCCGATGCCCAGATTGAGGCAAGTGTCTTGAAGGCTTTAGCGGGTGCCCCGGAGTTGGCCGATCAGGCGATCACCTCGAGTACCGTTTACGGAGTAGTGACGTTGAGTGGCACCGTCCGGGATGAGCCCTCGCGTGATCTGGCGGACCATTTGGTTTCGAATACGGCCGGGGTTCAAAAGGTTGTGGACCAGTTGATTGTTGGTACGGTTCCTGCGGTTGTTGACAACAACTCCTCGCAGCAACAGCAGGACACATCTCAAGGAACGAATCCGAATCTCCAGTCTGATGGCTCGATCGCTCCTCCGCAAGCGCAAAGTCCTCCGGTTCCAAACAGTCCGAGTGCACCTTCTGCGCCGCAGGGTTCGCAGCAGGGTAGTCCGTATCCCCCCCCCTACCCGGGGCAACAGGGTGGTCAGTATCCGCCTCCTTATCAGGGGCAGCAGTCTGGTCAGTACCCTCCGGCTTATGGTGCGCCGCAGCAGGGGGGGCAATATCCACCGCCTTATCCAGGACAGCAGCAGCCGGGGCAGTATCCGGCTTATGGGCAGCCTTACCCTTCGCAGTATCCTCCGCCGCGGCCTTATGTGGCTCAGAAGGGCGGGGACGCTGTGGTGGTGCCGATTGGAACCAATCTTCGGGTTCGGATCAATCAGGGGATGAACAGCAAGAGCACCACGGTCGGGACTACGTTTGACGGCGTGATTCTGAACGACGTGGCGGCTGGTGGTTCGATTGCGATTCCGCGTGGTGCTTCTATCCAGGGAACTGTGGTTGCGGTGCATACTGCGGGCGAGTTGAAGGGCAAGGGCGAGTTGAAGTTGCAGCTCAACTCTGTTTCGCTGGGCGGCAGGGTCTACCCGATTGCTACCGATTTCTGGTGGCACCAGGGGGTGGATAAGACGGGGAACACGGTCGGGAATACGGTGGGGCTGGGCGCGGTTGGCGCGTTGATCGGTGCGGTTGCCGGCGGTGGCGTTGGGGCGGCTGTTGGTGCCGGAGTTGGCGGTGTGGCCGGTCTTGGCGTGTCGGCGGCTTCGGGCCGGGGCGAGGCGTCGCTGCCTCCCGAGGCGATCCTGGTCTTCCACCTGACGCAGCCGGCGGATATTACGACTGTGTCTCAGGCGGAGTTGAACCGGCTGGGTGCAGGCGTTCCGGTGGGCGCGGATCCACAGTTCCGTCGCCGCTATCCTCCTCCTCCACCTCCTGGCTACTACTACGGCCCTGGTTACTACCGGCCTTACTAA
- a CDS encoding acyl-CoA dehydratase activase-related protein → MKVEEFADIAFAAKSMPSFGYGCAVFMQSDIVNFQRQGWRSEEILAGLADVLPKNVFLYVASIPNLAALGTRFVLQGGTQNNLAVVKAEVDFIKSSFRANGKEPEIIVHEHCGESGAIGAAQEALRLWRNGRETTVIGLEAVANIRYHTTRNEDTRCYFCKNNCLRTFIDVDVTGGQSPEHNHTLDAADRVATEEEIAEVVSNLPSLEQIHANLPPLESQGSCSTGVGHSSPSIFKAKVEPLVQIQLAPGSNKVVELPKPAEFQARKTKVPLRMGEQRLIIATCEKGTVEDLDEMKDIKADIDKVKVVNPNYVDIAARDVFRHHDVEVVSDAIPATRGLFISKATKERASQMERRRDFRVGIPRLLNTYTYAPFFNGYFASLGLKSENIIYSDYTTPELYRAGASRGAIDPCYPSKIGIAHVYNLLATKHVKKPLHAIWFPMYDVLHSHLVNLTGSNACPTVTATPETVKAAFTKESDIFSENNILYMDPILNLQDEKICADQMFKAWGPVLGVTREENERAIAVGFKSLHECEAEIRRQARETLDQLEREDRIGIVMLGRVYHHDPGLNHEIMEEFQKLGYPVFSQSTLPLDEDLLDRLFGEEVRAGLITHPLDISDVWKNRYSTSTNHKVWAAKFTARHPNLVALEVSSFKCGHDAPIYGVIEGIIEQSGTPYFSFKDLDENKPTGSIRIRVETIDYFLQRYREDIIKRRHIESNIETQLAVFEQTLRSQPRERYEMAVAGY, encoded by the coding sequence ATGAAGGTGGAGGAGTTTGCGGACATCGCCTTCGCCGCCAAATCCATGCCGTCCTTTGGCTACGGATGCGCCGTCTTCATGCAGTCGGATATCGTCAACTTCCAACGTCAAGGTTGGCGATCGGAAGAGATTCTCGCCGGACTCGCTGATGTACTGCCGAAGAACGTTTTCCTCTATGTTGCCAGTATTCCGAATCTGGCCGCCCTCGGCACACGCTTCGTCTTGCAGGGTGGAACGCAGAACAACCTTGCCGTGGTCAAGGCAGAAGTGGACTTCATCAAATCCAGCTTCCGCGCGAACGGAAAAGAGCCGGAAATTATCGTTCATGAACACTGTGGCGAGTCCGGAGCAATCGGCGCCGCACAGGAGGCACTCCGTCTCTGGCGTAATGGCCGGGAGACCACGGTTATCGGCCTTGAAGCTGTTGCGAACATCCGCTATCACACGACGCGAAATGAAGACACACGCTGCTATTTCTGCAAAAACAACTGTCTGCGTACCTTCATCGATGTCGATGTAACTGGAGGGCAAAGCCCGGAGCACAATCACACCCTTGACGCAGCAGACCGTGTTGCAACGGAAGAGGAGATAGCCGAGGTTGTATCCAACTTACCTTCCCTTGAACAGATCCACGCGAACCTTCCACCACTTGAATCGCAGGGTTCCTGCAGCACAGGTGTAGGACACAGTTCTCCCTCTATATTCAAAGCAAAAGTAGAACCGCTAGTTCAGATTCAACTGGCTCCAGGATCAAATAAAGTTGTCGAGCTACCAAAACCCGCCGAATTTCAAGCGCGCAAGACCAAGGTCCCACTGCGAATGGGCGAACAGCGGCTCATCATCGCCACCTGCGAAAAGGGCACAGTGGAAGATCTCGATGAGATGAAAGACATTAAAGCCGATATTGACAAAGTCAAAGTCGTAAATCCCAACTACGTTGATATCGCTGCACGCGATGTCTTCCGTCACCATGACGTCGAGGTCGTCTCCGACGCCATTCCAGCCACCCGTGGCTTGTTCATTTCAAAGGCAACCAAAGAACGCGCTTCACAGATGGAGCGGCGTAGAGACTTCCGCGTAGGGATTCCGCGTCTTTTGAACACCTATACTTATGCACCGTTCTTCAATGGATACTTCGCCAGCCTTGGACTAAAGTCCGAAAATATCATCTACTCCGATTACACGACTCCGGAACTTTACCGTGCAGGCGCAAGTCGCGGCGCTATCGACCCATGCTATCCCTCAAAGATAGGCATCGCGCATGTCTACAATCTACTCGCGACCAAACACGTGAAGAAGCCGCTTCACGCGATCTGGTTCCCGATGTATGACGTCTTGCATTCGCATCTCGTGAACCTGACAGGATCGAACGCCTGCCCAACCGTAACGGCAACACCAGAGACAGTTAAAGCCGCGTTCACCAAGGAGAGCGATATCTTTTCCGAAAACAACATCCTGTACATGGATCCGATCTTAAATCTTCAGGACGAAAAGATTTGTGCCGACCAGATGTTCAAAGCCTGGGGACCGGTACTCGGAGTTACCCGCGAAGAGAACGAGCGCGCCATCGCCGTCGGATTCAAATCGTTGCACGAGTGCGAAGCCGAGATTCGCCGGCAGGCGCGAGAGACGCTAGATCAACTCGAACGAGAGGACCGCATCGGTATTGTGATGCTGGGCCGCGTATATCATCATGACCCAGGCCTGAACCACGAGATTATGGAGGAGTTTCAGAAGTTAGGATATCCGGTCTTCTCGCAAAGCACATTGCCGCTGGACGAAGACTTGCTTGACCGCCTCTTCGGAGAAGAGGTTCGCGCCGGGTTGATTACCCATCCGCTCGACATCAGTGACGTCTGGAAGAATCGTTACTCCACCAGCACTAATCACAAAGTCTGGGCCGCAAAGTTTACGGCGCGCCACCCCAACCTGGTTGCGCTCGAGGTCTCCAGCTTCAAGTGCGGCCACGACGCTCCCATCTACGGGGTCATCGAAGGCATCATCGAGCAATCAGGTACACCCTACTTCTCATTCAAAGACCTCGACGAAAACAAGCCCACCGGGTCTATCCGCATTCGTGTCGAGACAATCGACTACTTCCTGCAACGCTATCGTGAAGACATCATCAAACGCCGCCACATCGAAAGCAATATCGAAACGCAATTGGCTGTGTTCGAGCAAACGCTTCGCAGCCAACCACGAGAGCGATACGAGATGGCAGTGGCAGGGTATTGA
- the cobM gene encoding precorrin-4 C(11)-methyltransferase, whose protein sequence is MCSGGAAMTVHFIGAGPGAPDLLTLRGRDLISRSPVCLYAGSLVPNEVIAHAPAGARIVDSAEMNLDEIIAEISSADEKGLDVARIHSGDLSIWSTMAEQTRRLTALGIPYDVTPGVPSFAAAAAALNQELTLPGVAQTLILTRTSTRSTAMPNGEDLTTLGRSGATMAIHLSIMNLDMVTSQLLPLYGADCPVVVVFRASWPDEMILRGTLSNIQKIVAKSGVDKNALILLGRSLSRPDFSESYLYSVSREREVETQDDVKPVSADTD, encoded by the coding sequence ATGTGCAGTGGCGGTGCTGCTATGACAGTTCATTTCATTGGAGCAGGACCTGGCGCTCCCGACTTGCTCACGTTGCGGGGAAGAGATCTGATTAGCCGCTCCCCCGTATGTCTGTATGCAGGCTCATTAGTGCCTAATGAAGTGATCGCACATGCTCCGGCGGGAGCTCGTATCGTTGACTCGGCAGAGATGAATCTCGATGAGATCATCGCAGAGATCTCATCCGCTGACGAGAAGGGACTCGACGTCGCTCGAATTCACTCAGGGGATCTTTCCATCTGGAGCACGATGGCGGAACAGACCCGCCGTCTCACTGCCCTCGGAATCCCTTACGACGTAACCCCCGGTGTCCCATCATTCGCCGCCGCCGCCGCTGCACTCAATCAAGAACTAACCCTTCCTGGGGTAGCTCAAACTTTGATTCTGACAAGGACCTCAACTCGGTCTACGGCAATGCCAAACGGTGAAGATCTCACTACGCTGGGTCGATCTGGCGCGACAATGGCCATTCATCTCTCTATCATGAACCTTGATATGGTGACGTCACAGTTATTGCCACTCTATGGTGCAGATTGCCCGGTAGTAGTAGTGTTCCGTGCGAGTTGGCCAGACGAAATGATTCTGCGCGGGACACTATCTAATATCCAAAAGATTGTTGCCAAGTCAGGGGTAGATAAAAACGCGCTAATTTTGCTCGGAAGATCTCTTAGCCGTCCCGATTTTAGTGAAAGCTATCTCTACTCTGTTTCCAGAGAGCGTGAGGTGGAAACACAAGATGATGTTAAACCTGTATCCGCGGACACAGATTGA
- a CDS encoding FAD:protein FMN transferase: MKRWLAVGWLAITLSVTPLAVGAAPSPLRLFTTTHPAMGTEFTLYLYSASPAAAAAASEEVFDEVDRIEQLLSNYRESSELSRINQNAQNAGAGAVTTDPEMMDFLEQSEHWSRASNGAFDITVGRLMKAWGFFRYDGRIPMDAELEDLRAVTGWEKVKLDPAARTVQFTSPGIELDPGGIGKGFAVDAAVRILRADHIRAAMLSAGSSTVYALGAPPHKTGWRVVVPGPLPSQKTLSVITLRDTSLSSADCSQKNFTVAGHRYCHIMDPRTMRPVEGRIQVSVVAPSATASDALSNVVFVETPEQSVATLKAFAPDAHALIVSYDANDAEAARCTTFQWTSSVDSTHCAL; encoded by the coding sequence ATGAAGCGCTGGCTGGCAGTTGGCTGGCTTGCGATCACTCTGAGCGTGACACCACTGGCGGTCGGGGCTGCGCCGTCGCCGCTCAGGCTGTTTACTACGACGCATCCTGCGATGGGCACAGAGTTTACGTTGTATCTCTACAGCGCAAGCCCTGCGGCTGCGGCGGCTGCGTCCGAGGAGGTCTTCGACGAGGTCGACCGTATTGAGCAGCTGCTCTCGAACTATCGCGAGTCGAGCGAGCTGTCACGGATCAATCAGAACGCCCAGAACGCCGGCGCTGGCGCTGTGACGACTGATCCGGAGATGATGGATTTTTTAGAGCAGTCCGAGCACTGGAGCCGGGCCAGCAACGGGGCCTTCGATATTACGGTGGGCCGCCTGATGAAGGCCTGGGGGTTTTTCCGTTACGATGGACGTATTCCGATGGACGCAGAGCTTGAAGATCTTCGTGCGGTAACGGGTTGGGAGAAGGTGAAGCTTGATCCGGCGGCACGCACGGTGCAGTTCACCTCGCCGGGCATTGAGCTCGATCCGGGCGGTATCGGCAAGGGTTTTGCTGTGGATGCGGCGGTTCGCATTCTACGTGCCGATCACATCAGGGCGGCGATGCTTTCGGCGGGAAGCAGCACCGTGTACGCGCTGGGCGCTCCGCCGCACAAGACTGGATGGCGTGTGGTCGTTCCGGGGCCGTTGCCTTCGCAGAAGACGCTTTCGGTGATTACGCTGCGGGATACCTCGCTCTCGAGCGCAGATTGCAGTCAGAAGAACTTCACGGTGGCTGGTCATCGTTACTGCCACATCATGGACCCGCGTACGATGCGTCCGGTGGAGGGCAGAATACAGGTGAGCGTTGTCGCGCCTTCGGCGACCGCTAGCGACGCGCTCTCGAACGTTGTCTTTGTTGAAACACCGGAGCAGAGTGTTGCCACGCTTAAGGCCTTTGCGCCTGACGCTCACGCTTTGATCGTCTCCTATGATGCGAACGATGCGGAGGCTGCACGCTGTACCACCTTTCAATGGACCAGCTCGGTCGACTCAACACATTGTGCTCTCTGA